The following are encoded in a window of Pseudomonas sp. JQ170C genomic DNA:
- a CDS encoding hemagglutinin repeat-containing protein translates to MYTTPTLPTPTWRSPNHLRWMIAVSLLAPYMAHADNGLQATTGPGGTPVISNGHGVPVIDIVTPNGTGLSHNQFLDYNVRTPGVVLNNALEAGQSQLAGALAANPQFQGQAASTILAEVISKNASRIEGPQEIFGRPADYILANPNGITLNGGSFINTTRAGFLVGNVVLEGQGIHQLDTRNANGSLQVLDGGQRNLEGALDLIAPRIDTKGPLTARDTLNLTAGRNLIRNSDHQLLEHLASGDGSIDANLLGAMQAGRIRIVSTAEGAGVNVGSRQVIGREGIEIHSAGALQVSGNATRSSLLSAEHGAVTLTAAQDLGLSAVNVNAQQIQANAGKNLTLDTQTRKNLTKDNESRENKWWFVTTETYSRDTTRTENTLNGTELRASQGISLESGQNMNLVAATVDAGSELKVKAGDTLTLAAGIESSQVDEKIRHRKHLWRGDKDSSAYEERAKASTLSGKQVSLESGGATQLLGSKVVSPGDITLKASSLEVAEVALNHSQNSKDYRGDLVSGAFFGKNGKTEGNGKKASGSTIQVDGALTVVADEVQIRGSTVKSKGDALLVSEKARLSIEAAKNEASLSQRQDDSKLFGLIGTTTKHQEQRKEVLVSDVSSDSNLRLASADEIRVIGSKLSAGQQLQLKAQKDITLSTAEQQQTLHTQEQARGFTASASQTQDAVDGKADSHQYNASVGYNVSTVDTRKNDTTQIASELSGGQVQLISQSDVTINGSHVAANGGDVEIDAKNLNLTAAHNEQATTTTTTHSGGGLKLSGGIDAVGSAFEGYHQQQVKEETGAQTQASSLAASHDLKINTGKMVTEAASIKAGETLLVGADTLENRAQADTHSTRLTDRNWQASLGASLVYRDITRPIERLAKGEEGSRFQQSGVEDALAPPTLGADLDAKHLNREESHQTSTAQVTELTGGAIKVKATTIEDTGSQYRSAKEALSIEAQSHRLAAAYDSSHSRLDRLDVEAGARVETSTGSDINLRLSGKGGRQQTDNSARTARPGSLYGQTGIQVQLGSDGIYEGTRLDAGDGSLKIEAAGDLRLTQAQDQQLSQLNELKGDAWAKGGNSPAGKGLEFRGYLDQKKAERADTQGRVAQVDAKGNVLLKSGGTLELVGTRIGSSNNKVGSITLHADGPLQVKAATDTHRAQGSSLGCGLELLGKTSANGKGGGLGGHIGSGRTDETSTTATGAQWFATDTVAITSTDFQDDAVHLQGVNVTAGKVAINAVNGGTLIEAARSTEHRNNLDLTAGAGFNSMPGATKDENKRGLYGRFQGVIDQRDNLTYQNSQWRAQHITLNSLADTRLEGVRMDAGMIEGDIGGSLRVASRQDRINAVKVDVDARLSKEKNPQGYLNAAKAFAGPLGGKAEKAVGPVAQKVDPGLSPTFNFKLEHTQRESVTSQSALSGRDGINLNVAGATELSGARLQTAKGKVDLGSSAVTQQTLNGRDYRREVGINASNTPADLITGLIEAYKPGNSSTNDEKPFDLGLVRTSGHDRTTTVASSVNQPTSNH, encoded by the coding sequence ATGTACACCACACCGACCCTTCCTACCCCCACATGGCGATCGCCCAATCACCTGCGCTGGATGATTGCCGTCAGCCTGCTTGCTCCCTACATGGCCCATGCCGACAACGGCCTGCAGGCCACTACCGGCCCCGGCGGCACCCCCGTGATCTCCAACGGCCACGGCGTACCGGTCATCGACATCGTTACCCCCAACGGGACTGGGCTGTCGCACAACCAGTTCCTGGACTACAACGTCCGCACACCCGGCGTGGTGCTCAACAACGCCCTTGAGGCAGGGCAATCGCAGTTGGCCGGCGCCCTGGCAGCCAACCCCCAGTTCCAGGGCCAGGCCGCCTCGACCATCCTCGCCGAAGTCATCAGCAAAAACGCCTCGCGCATCGAGGGCCCCCAGGAGATCTTCGGCCGACCGGCCGACTACATCCTCGCCAACCCCAACGGCATCACCCTCAACGGCGGCAGCTTCATCAACACCACCCGGGCGGGGTTCCTGGTTGGCAATGTCGTGCTCGAAGGGCAAGGCATCCATCAGCTCGACACCCGCAACGCCAACGGCAGCCTGCAGGTACTCGACGGCGGCCAGCGCAACCTTGAGGGCGCCCTCGACCTGATTGCCCCACGCATCGACACCAAGGGACCGCTCACGGCCCGCGACACGCTGAACCTGACGGCGGGACGCAACCTGATTCGCAACAGCGACCATCAGCTACTCGAACACCTGGCTTCCGGCGATGGCAGCATCGATGCCAATTTGCTTGGCGCCATGCAGGCCGGCCGTATCCGCATCGTCAGCACCGCCGAGGGCGCCGGCGTCAACGTGGGCTCGCGACAGGTCATCGGCCGTGAGGGTATCGAGATCCATTCGGCGGGCGCCCTGCAGGTCAGCGGCAACGCCACACGATCCAGCCTGCTCAGCGCCGAACACGGTGCAGTGACCCTGACCGCCGCACAGGATCTTGGCCTGAGCGCCGTGAACGTCAATGCGCAGCAGATCCAGGCCAACGCCGGGAAAAACCTGACCCTTGATACCCAGACCCGGAAAAACCTGACCAAAGACAACGAAAGTCGCGAGAACAAATGGTGGTTCGTCACCACTGAAACCTACAGCCGTGACACCACCCGCACCGAGAACACGCTCAACGGCACCGAGCTGCGCGCCAGCCAGGGCATTTCCCTGGAATCCGGACAGAACATGAACCTGGTGGCCGCAACGGTGGATGCCGGCTCAGAACTCAAGGTCAAGGCCGGCGATACGCTCACCCTTGCAGCCGGTATCGAAAGCAGCCAGGTCGACGAAAAGATCCGCCATCGCAAGCACCTCTGGCGCGGCGACAAAGACAGCAGTGCCTATGAAGAACGGGCCAAGGCGAGCACCTTGTCCGGAAAACAGGTGTCCCTGGAGTCCGGTGGCGCTACGCAACTACTGGGCAGCAAGGTCGTGAGCCCGGGGGATATCACCCTCAAGGCCAGCAGCCTGGAGGTGGCCGAAGTCGCCCTCAACCATAGCCAGAACAGCAAGGACTACCGGGGCGACCTGGTTTCTGGCGCGTTCTTTGGCAAGAACGGCAAGACCGAGGGTAATGGCAAGAAAGCCAGCGGCAGCACGATCCAGGTCGACGGCGCGTTGACCGTCGTGGCAGATGAAGTGCAAATCCGAGGTTCGACGGTCAAGAGCAAGGGCGATGCCCTGTTGGTCAGCGAAAAGGCCCGGCTGTCGATTGAAGCGGCGAAAAATGAAGCCAGCCTTAGCCAACGCCAAGACGACAGCAAGCTGTTCGGGCTGATAGGCACCACCACGAAACACCAGGAGCAACGCAAGGAGGTGCTGGTCAGCGATGTGTCGTCCGACAGCAACCTGCGCCTGGCCAGTGCCGACGAGATTCGCGTGATCGGCTCAAAGCTCAGTGCCGGCCAGCAATTGCAACTCAAGGCGCAAAAAGACATCACCCTCAGCACCGCCGAACAACAGCAAACCCTGCATACCCAGGAGCAAGCCAGAGGCTTCACCGCCAGCGCCAGCCAGACCCAGGACGCTGTGGATGGGAAAGCCGATTCGCACCAGTACAACGCTTCAGTGGGCTATAACGTCAGCACCGTCGACACCCGCAAAAACGACACGACACAGATTGCCAGCGAGCTCAGTGGTGGCCAGGTACAGCTCATCAGCCAAAGCGATGTCACCATCAACGGCTCCCATGTCGCGGCCAATGGCGGCGATGTGGAAATCGACGCCAAGAACCTGAACCTGACGGCCGCCCACAACGAGCAAGCCACCACGACGACCACCACACACAGTGGTGGCGGGCTCAAGCTCAGTGGCGGTATCGACGCGGTGGGCAGCGCCTTCGAGGGCTATCACCAGCAACAGGTGAAGGAAGAAACAGGCGCCCAGACCCAGGCTAGCAGCCTTGCCGCCAGCCATGACCTGAAGATCAACACCGGCAAGATGGTCACCGAAGCGGCCAGTATCAAGGCTGGTGAGACCTTGCTGGTGGGAGCCGACACCCTTGAGAACCGCGCACAGGCCGACACCCACAGCACAAGGCTGACCGACAGGAACTGGCAGGCAAGCCTGGGGGCGAGCCTTGTTTATCGTGACATTACCCGCCCGATTGAGCGGCTGGCCAAAGGTGAAGAAGGCAGTCGCTTCCAGCAGTCAGGTGTCGAAGATGCCCTGGCCCCGCCTACCCTGGGCGCCGACCTTGATGCAAAGCACCTGAACCGCGAAGAAAGCCATCAGACCAGCACGGCACAGGTTACCGAGCTCACGGGGGGCGCCATCAAGGTCAAGGCCACGACCATCGAGGATACCGGCAGCCAATACCGGTCGGCGAAAGAGGCGTTGTCGATCGAGGCGCAATCCCATCGCCTGGCCGCCGCCTACGACAGCAGCCACAGCCGTCTCGACCGACTGGATGTCGAGGCGGGCGCGCGGGTCGAAACCAGCACCGGCAGCGACATCAACCTGCGCCTTTCCGGCAAAGGTGGGCGCCAGCAAACAGACAACAGCGCACGAACGGCACGCCCCGGCAGCCTTTACGGGCAGACCGGCATCCAGGTGCAACTGGGCAGTGACGGTATCTACGAAGGCACCCGCCTCGATGCCGGTGACGGCTCATTGAAGATAGAGGCGGCAGGCGACCTGCGCTTGACCCAGGCTCAGGATCAACAGCTTTCGCAACTGAACGAGCTCAAAGGCGACGCCTGGGCCAAGGGCGGCAACAGCCCTGCCGGCAAGGGGCTGGAGTTTCGCGGCTACCTGGACCAGAAAAAAGCCGAGCGCGCAGACACCCAGGGCCGAGTGGCGCAAGTCGATGCCAAGGGGAATGTACTGCTCAAATCCGGCGGCACCCTGGAGCTGGTCGGCACCCGCATCGGTAGCAGCAACAACAAAGTAGGCAGTATCACGCTGCACGCCGATGGCCCCCTGCAAGTCAAGGCGGCCACCGACACCCACCGGGCCCAGGGCAGCAGCCTGGGGTGCGGATTGGAGCTGCTTGGCAAAACGTCCGCCAATGGCAAGGGCGGCGGCCTGGGTGGTCATATCGGTTCCGGACGCACGGACGAGACCAGCACCACCGCGACCGGCGCCCAATGGTTTGCCACCGATACCGTGGCCATCACCAGTACCGACTTTCAGGATGATGCCGTGCATCTGCAAGGCGTGAACGTCACAGCGGGCAAGGTGGCCATCAATGCCGTCAACGGTGGCACCTTGATCGAGGCCGCCCGCAGCACCGAGCACCGCAACAACCTGGACCTCACGGCAGGCGCAGGTTTCAACAGCATGCCGGGAGCCACGAAGGACGAAAACAAGCGCGGGCTGTATGGACGCTTTCAGGGGGTCATCGATCAGCGTGACAACCTCACATACCAGAACAGTCAGTGGCGCGCTCAACACATCACCCTCAACAGCCTCGCCGACACTCGCCTGGAAGGCGTACGCATGGACGCGGGAATGATTGAGGGTGACATCGGTGGCAGCCTGCGCGTGGCCAGCCGCCAGGACCGGATCAATGCCGTGAAGGTGGACGTCGACGCTCGACTGAGCAAAGAGAAGAACCCACAGGGCTACCTCAATGCCGCCAAGGCCTTTGCCGGCCCGTTGGGCGGCAAGGCCGAGAAAGCCGTCGGGCCGGTGGCGCAGAAAGTCGATCCGGGCCTGTCGCCCACGTTCAACTTCAAGCTTGAACACACCCAGCGCGAATCGGTGACCAGCCAAAGCGCGCTCAGTGGTCGTGACGGCATCAACCTGAATGTCGCAGGCGCTACCGAACTGTCCGGCGCCCGGCTTCAGACCGCCAAGGGCAAGGTTGACCTGGGCTCAAGCGCTGTCACCCAGCAAACGCTCAACGGCCGTGACTACCGTCGCGAAGTGGGCATCAACGCCTCCAACACGCCGGCAGACCTGATCACTGGCCTGATCGAAGCCTACAAGCCCGGCAACAGCAGCACCAACGACGAAAAGCCCTTTGACCTGGGGCTGGTTCGCACCAGTGGCCACGACCGCACCACCACCGTGGCATCGAGTGTCAATCAGCCCACCAGCAACCATTAA